TCTAATGGGTCTCCCCAACCTGGACCCCCACATTGCTTAAAATGTACTATATCATTTGACTTAAATTCTCTTGGGTAGATAGAAGAATAGTCCAACCTTTCAATTAATCCGCTTATATATTTTTCCATCTCGGGCTCATTAGGATCATCACCTAATGGATAAGGTTTCTTTTCTTTAAAGAGTTCAGTTATATTAGTTTCATAAGCCATAAGAGAATATTGACCAGCTAAAGGAGGATAACCTCCATTTAATCCATGCTCTATAAAGACTCTAGATGAAGAGTTATTATATAATATGGAGTCTTTAGAGCCATAAAATACCGCTATATGTTCAAAAGATGCACCACCTCTAAATTTTCCATAACCTGCAATATTTTTCTTAATTCTTCTAGCTAAATAAATAAAACCTCTTTGATTTCTTTCCCATTCTTCTACATCACCCATATCAGCTTCTGGATTCCACATCGCATGTCCCCAATCTAAACCATCTCTTACCGCGTTAGCTCCTAAACCTTGACTAGAAAGCTCAAATGTTGCTATAGGGAAATAAATATTAGGAGGATCACCAGTAGTTCCATCAGTAAATCCACCACCCTGAGGGGCATCCCATGTTCCAGTATTCCCCGCAGATCCTTCCTCAACATATCCTCTCGCAAATGCTCCGTATGCAACCATCTTATGTAAACCTGACATTTGAGGTATTAAAAGCCACCAAGGTACACTTCTACTATATATAGGGTTGGTATCACCTACCCAACTTTTTGGCGGTACATTAAATTTTACTGCTCTTACGAATCCTTCATTAATAAGTTCAGAATATCCTAACAGTTGTGTCATTGTTACCCAGAATCCTCCCATTAATGGTGAAATTCCTCCATTTGAAAAATGCCAACCAGAGGGTGAGTTACCCTTTAAGTCCACAAATAACGTTCCATCTTCATTTACAGTTATTTCTAATGGTGCAGCATGTAAATAATCCTCTCTTGCAAAAGGTTGCCAAGCTTCTTTAATTACATTTAATGCATTCCATGTTACACTTCTATATCTCCCTGGGATTAATCTTTCCTTAACCCTAGATATAAAGTCTCTTCTAGATTTTTCAATGGCTTCCCTAATTAATTCCATATAATTATCTACACCAATCTCCTCTACTATTCTTAACACTTCTCTCTTTACGATCTCATTTGCTGCTATTCTACTTTTATCGTCTAGGTCGTAAAATAGAGGAGTTCTTACACTTCTTCTGGACCTCTCATAATAATGAGGGAACATTTTCCCGTCACGGTATACTAATTCCTCTTCTGCGTAAAATCCATCTTCAAATCTTTGAGTAGCTGTTATGATATCATGTCCGGGTGAATTACCACCAATATCTACCTGGTGAATTACAGTACCTACCCAGCCTATTAACATATCCTTGTAAAATATTGGGGTTAATGTGTGAACGTCAGTTGTATGAACGTTTCCTAAAACTGGGTCATTACCTACAAAATGATCTCCATCTTTTATTCCAGGGTTTTCCTCATAATTCATCCTTATCATCCATTTTATTCCCTCAGACATTGTGTGTACGTGAACTAATATTCCAGTAGAGTGAACTATTGCATCACCCTCTGGCGTGTAAAGCACAGTACATGTCTCACCTATATATCTAGCTATGGGGGATGCAGCTATGTGTAATGCCAATTCTCTAGCTAGAACTACAATTGCTCTAAGTCTATATATTAAACGCTCCCATGTTAATGGATCTTTTTCGTATAACGGTAGTGATTTCAGTCCCCAATAATGACCAGTTTCTTGATATATTTTCTCTGAGTATTCTAATAGTTCCCTTAGAGTCTTTCCACCATATCCTATACCCATCAAACTTATATTAGGAATAACGTACTATATAAATTTTACTTTATTTAAAATAAAAAGCATACGTAAGAATATTAAAGTTCTATCAGAAGTTTCACTCAATTTGTTAATATCATTTTTAACCCTATGAAACTTTTATTAACCTATTTGGATAAGATATATTCTATGCCAGAAGTGTTGTGGAAACCATATGAAGACTTCATAAAGGAATCTACGATGGCAAATTACGTAGAGTGGCTAAAAAATAATGGATATGATTTTGATATTTCGTATGATCCAATGAAAAATATTGAATATTATAATAGGCTATGGAAATGGTCTGTTACAGAACTGGAAAATTTCTGGAAAACTATATGGGATTACTTTAATATAATTGCTCATACTCCTTATGTAAATGTTATGTCTTCTAGACAAATGCCTGGAGTTAAATGGTTCTCTGGATCTACGTTAAATTATGTTGAGCATATTTTTAGAAATACTAAGGATAAACCTGCTATAATTTATAGAAGAGAAGATGGATTAAGGAAAATAATAAGCTGGAATGAAATGTTACAACAAGTTTCTTCATTAGCCTCATTTTTAAAGCAATCAGGAGTTAAGAAGGGAGATAGGATAGTAGGGTATATTAGCCAAAGGCCAGAGGCAGTAATAGGTCTTTTAGCCTCAGCAAGTATTGGAGCTATATGGTCAGTTGCAGGATTAGAGTTAGGAGTTACTGCAGTAATAGATAGATTTAAGCAATTACAACCTAAAGTTCTCATAATAGCTGATGGATATGTATATAATGGGAAGAGAATAGATAAGAGAGAAGATGTAAAGAAACTTATAAGTAATTTACCCTCATTAGAGTTAATAATCATTGTACCCTCATTAGATGAGAATTTTAACTATTATAGTGAAGGTAAGAAGGTAGTTAAATGGGATGAGATACATACAAAAGAGAAGATTGAATTTGAATTTGTAGATTTTAACTATCCTTTATGGGTAATATATACTTCTGGAACTACCGGAATACCTAAACCCATAGTTCACAGTCATGGAGGAATACTTATCGAGGCGTTAAAGGCTTCATTACATTTAAACCTCAGAGAAAACGACAGATTTCTATGGTACTCTACGCCATCATGGATGATGTGGAATGTGGTCGTAAATGCCTTACTCTATGGGTCAACTGTTGTATTTTATGATGGAAGTCCTATGTATAATAATTTAACTCCTTTATGGGAAATAGCGGAAAAGGAAGAGTTAACCTTTTTAGGACTCAGTGCACCTTTCATACACTCTTGCGTTAAATCCACATTAGAACCAGGAAGTCAATATAATCTAAAAAATCTAAAGGCAATAGGATCTACAGCTGCACCGTTAAGTGTGAGTGGTTTCGAATGGATATACAAAAAAGTTAAACAAGATATATGGTTAACCCCAGGAAGTGGAGGAACTGATGTAATGACTGCATTTGTAGGAGGATGTCCCATATTACCAGTTTGGTCTGGTGAGATGCAATGTAGATGGTTAGGTGCCAGTGTACAAGCATTTGATAGTGAGGGGAAACCAGTTATAAACGAAGTGGGGGAATTAGTAATAACTGAGCCTATGCCTTCAATGCCTATTTATTTTTGGGGAGATGATAACTATAAATGGTATAAGGAGAGTTACTTTAACTTATTTCCTAATGTATGGTGGCATGGAGATTGGATAATGATAACAGATAGAGGTACTGCAATAATCTACGGTAGATCTGATTCCACGATAAAAAGGAAAGGAATTAGAATGGGTACCTTAGATATATACAAAGTAGTTGAGTCAATTCCAGAAGTTCAGAATAGTATGGCAATTGAAGCTTATGATAACCTTATATTATACGTGGTACTTAAGGGAAATTTAACTCTTGACGAATCACTTAAACAAAAGATTAAAGATAAGATGAGACAAGAATTGGGTCCATATTTCATACCAGATTATATTATACAAGTCCCAGATATACCTTTAACGCTAAACTTTAAGAAACTTGAGGTCCCAGTTAAGAAAATATTAATGGGATGGGACATTAATAAAGCAGTGAGAATAGACTCGATTTCTAATCCTGATGCCCTTTACACGCTTATAGAACTATCTAAGCCTATAATTGAAGAAATTAAAAGAAAAAGAGCCTAACTTTTATTATTAAGAACTTATTCTATCATTTCTCTTTTTATGAAATAATCCTTATACTGTTCTCTTAATACCTTCTTATCGAACTTACCAGTACTGGTTTTAGGAATTGAATCTGTGAAAATTATTTCGGGTAATTGCCACTTTGCGAATCTCTTCGATAAATGTTCTAAAAGTTCTTCCTTAGTCACGTTATCCTTATACTCTGGTTTTACAACTATAAAAGCTAAAGGTCTTTCTTGCCATTTAGGATGAGGAACACCAACTACTGTAGCCTCAAGAACTTTAGGATGAGCCATCAAGAAGTTCTCCATATCTACGCTTGATATCCACTCACCTCCGCTCTTTATGAGATCTTTAAGTCTATCTACTATCTTTATATAACCGTACTGATCTACAGTAACAGCATTGCCACTCTTCCACCAAATTTCATAACCCTCTCCTATGAAAGATTCGAACGTTCTTGGGTCGTTATAATATTCTTTAACCACCCAAGGTCCTCTCTCTAAAAGTTCTCCAACGGTTTTATTATCCCAAGGTACATCTTTTCCATCTGGGGTGACTACTTTTCTCTGAATCGGAAATACTGGAATTCCTTGCTTGGATTTTAACTCCTCATATTCTTCCTGACTTAACCCTAAATAGTACTTTATTATGTTTATATGGGATAGAGGTGTAGTTTCAGTTGACCCATAACCATGTATTACCTCTATTCCGAACTCCCTAAGTCCCCTTATTAAGGCTAAAGGAGGCTCGCTTCCGCCTATAAGTACTTTTAAATTATTAAATTTCGGCTTATCTTTTAGTGACGATAAATAATTGTGAATAGCTATCCAAAGAGTCGGAACTCCATTAGATATTGTGATATTTTCGTTTATAAGCAGATCAATGATAGGCTTTAAGTTATCTAAACTGTATTGCCCAGGGAATACTTGCTTAGCTCCAACCATGGTAGCGGTAAAAGGCCATCCCCAGCCGTTTGCGTGAAACATAGGAACTAACTGTAAAAGCGCATCATTAGTGTTTACGGGAACTGCTTGAATTACTGCCATAGAATGTAATACTATGGCCCTATGGGAATAATAAACCCCTTTAGGCATTCCAGTAGTACCGGAAGTGTAACAAGCAAAACAAGATGATTTCTCATCGATTATAGGGAAATCGTAATTAGGAGAGCTATTTTTAAGTAAGTCCTCATAATGATAAACTTTAGAGATTTTAGTAGCTGGTGTTCTTTCTCTATCAGTCATAATTACTATCTTATCAAAGTTCACCCTATCATTAACTTTCTCTACTACTGGAATTAATTGTTCATCCGCAAATACTACTTTAATCTTAGAATGTTTAGCGATATAAGTTAATTCTTCTGGTGATAGTCTGAAGTTCATCTCAACCATTATTGCACCAATGCCGCTTATGCCGAAATAGGCTTCAAAATATCTGTGAGTGTTAAATCCTAATACTCCAACTCTATCAGTAGGTTTAACTCCTAGTGATTCTAATGCGTTTGCTAGTCTCTTTACCCTCTCATAAATGGTCTTATAATTAAATACCTCTAATGTACCATCTAATTTTCTAGACTTTATTTCCCTCTCTCCATAGTTTTCTGCAGCATGCTGAAGCAAATTAATTACATTCAATTGAAAATCATCCATCATTGTTGATGGTAAACCCTTTATGAAGACTTTAGCCATCATTTATTTATATAATTTAAGTATTTTAAGTATTTCTTCCACTTAATGTGAACACGTTGCTATTAAGGAGTTAAT
The genomic region above belongs to Saccharolobus caldissimus and contains:
- a CDS encoding hydantoinase B/oxoprolinase family protein, whose protein sequence is MGIGYGGKTLRELLEYSEKIYQETGHYWGLKSLPLYEKDPLTWERLIYRLRAIVVLARELALHIAASPIARYIGETCTVLYTPEGDAIVHSTGILVHVHTMSEGIKWMIRMNYEENPGIKDGDHFVGNDPVLGNVHTTDVHTLTPIFYKDMLIGWVGTVIHQVDIGGNSPGHDIITATQRFEDGFYAEEELVYRDGKMFPHYYERSRRSVRTPLFYDLDDKSRIAANEIVKREVLRIVEEIGVDNYMELIREAIEKSRRDFISRVKERLIPGRYRSVTWNALNVIKEAWQPFAREDYLHAAPLEITVNEDGTLFVDLKGNSPSGWHFSNGGISPLMGGFWVTMTQLLGYSELINEGFVRAVKFNVPPKSWVGDTNPIYSRSVPWWLLIPQMSGLHKMVAYGAFARGYVEEGSAGNTGTWDAPQGGGFTDGTTGDPPNIYFPIATFELSSQGLGANAVRDGLDWGHAMWNPEADMGDVEEWERNQRGFIYLARRIKKNIAGYGKFRGGASFEHIAVFYGSKDSILYNNSSSRVFIEHGLNGGYPPLAGQYSLMAYETNITELFKEKKPYPLGDDPNEPEMEKYISGLIERLDYSSIYPREFKSNDIVHFKQCGGPGWGDPLDRPLDKCEDDLNMGIYSPEIMEKVFGIIAKYDEEKGRWIVDEEASKKKREELRKIRMQKSIDFAQFYKEERSILLEGKLVRPVAKYYMEQKEVSPDWFKEFLDFWRLPEDFSIPIQGKREYIRVMSEWHSLYLESYKKYLESKGYDLSKIRYLKYEDVGILR
- a CDS encoding acetoacetate--CoA ligase encodes the protein MPEVLWKPYEDFIKESTMANYVEWLKNNGYDFDISYDPMKNIEYYNRLWKWSVTELENFWKTIWDYFNIIAHTPYVNVMSSRQMPGVKWFSGSTLNYVEHIFRNTKDKPAIIYRREDGLRKIISWNEMLQQVSSLASFLKQSGVKKGDRIVGYISQRPEAVIGLLASASIGAIWSVAGLELGVTAVIDRFKQLQPKVLIIADGYVYNGKRIDKREDVKKLISNLPSLELIIIVPSLDENFNYYSEGKKVVKWDEIHTKEKIEFEFVDFNYPLWVIYTSGTTGIPKPIVHSHGGILIEALKASLHLNLRENDRFLWYSTPSWMMWNVVVNALLYGSTVVFYDGSPMYNNLTPLWEIAEKEELTFLGLSAPFIHSCVKSTLEPGSQYNLKNLKAIGSTAAPLSVSGFEWIYKKVKQDIWLTPGSGGTDVMTAFVGGCPILPVWSGEMQCRWLGASVQAFDSEGKPVINEVGELVITEPMPSMPIYFWGDDNYKWYKESYFNLFPNVWWHGDWIMITDRGTAIIYGRSDSTIKRKGIRMGTLDIYKVVESIPEVQNSMAIEAYDNLILYVVLKGNLTLDESLKQKIKDKMRQELGPYFIPDYIIQVPDIPLTLNFKKLEVPVKKILMGWDINKAVRIDSISNPDALYTLIELSKPIIEEIKRKRA
- a CDS encoding long-chain-fatty-acid--CoA ligase; amino-acid sequence: MMAKVFIKGLPSTMMDDFQLNVINLLQHAAENYGEREIKSRKLDGTLEVFNYKTIYERVKRLANALESLGVKPTDRVGVLGFNTHRYFEAYFGISGIGAIMVEMNFRLSPEELTYIAKHSKIKVVFADEQLIPVVEKVNDRVNFDKIVIMTDRERTPATKISKVYHYEDLLKNSSPNYDFPIIDEKSSCFACYTSGTTGMPKGVYYSHRAIVLHSMAVIQAVPVNTNDALLQLVPMFHANGWGWPFTATMVGAKQVFPGQYSLDNLKPIIDLLINENITISNGVPTLWIAIHNYLSSLKDKPKFNNLKVLIGGSEPPLALIRGLREFGIEVIHGYGSTETTPLSHINIIKYYLGLSQEEYEELKSKQGIPVFPIQRKVVTPDGKDVPWDNKTVGELLERGPWVVKEYYNDPRTFESFIGEGYEIWWKSGNAVTVDQYGYIKIVDRLKDLIKSGGEWISSVDMENFLMAHPKVLEATVVGVPHPKWQERPLAFIVVKPEYKDNVTKEELLEHLSKRFAKWQLPEIIFTDSIPKTSTGKFDKKVLREQYKDYFIKREMIE